One stretch of Thermococcus sp. 21S9 DNA includes these proteins:
- a CDS encoding PhoI — protein sequence MEFELMRMNVFFPASLEIQEELLKAGFKVPYDKETGKKTPVPVVSSSMEGRKLRRGRLLKAKDVEMKDKFAVIPEERALIEFEVTEKGFLVIRPKPIEYHLEELGFLSVPPRLWRTWASFSLPFSAYDTLLSELEEFRGENRGFYTASKGSRGRIEVYAYKGRTRKDLGIPVFGYSIGLHGLTLAEGYLEEKAEENGVPEGRLRYLKLGLRKRKETKAGLRVGIVWENGKPVEVTLKLSTTEPRVRIQGLYGELVGKSRGELTRTDDWYIVVHASDFITALETVGRTFG from the coding sequence ATGGAGTTTGAACTAATGAGAATGAACGTATTCTTCCCGGCGTCGCTGGAGATTCAGGAGGAGCTTCTCAAGGCAGGCTTTAAGGTGCCCTACGACAAGGAAACAGGGAAGAAAACTCCGGTTCCGGTGGTTTCAAGCTCAATGGAAGGACGAAAGCTGAGACGGGGAAGACTGCTGAAGGCCAAGGATGTTGAAATGAAAGATAAGTTCGCGGTGATTCCCGAGGAGAGGGCCCTCATCGAGTTCGAGGTTACAGAGAAGGGCTTCCTAGTGATAAGACCGAAACCCATCGAATACCACCTGGAGGAGCTTGGCTTTCTCTCGGTTCCGCCGAGACTCTGGAGAACGTGGGCGAGCTTCTCACTGCCGTTCTCAGCTTACGATACGCTACTCTCAGAGCTGGAAGAGTTTAGAGGAGAGAACCGGGGCTTTTATACCGCTTCAAAGGGTTCAAGAGGCAGAATTGAGGTCTATGCCTACAAGGGGAGGACGAGGAAGGACCTCGGAATTCCTGTTTTCGGCTACTCCATTGGACTCCACGGCCTAACCCTGGCGGAGGGGTATCTGGAGGAAAAGGCCGAAGAAAACGGCGTCCCTGAGGGGAGGCTCCGCTACCTCAAGCTTGGTCTGAGGAAGAGGAAGGAAACCAAGGCCGGCCTCAGGGTCGGAATAGTCTGGGAGAACGGAAAGCCGGTCGAGGTTACCCTCAAGCTCTCGACGACTGAACCGAGGGTCAGAATTCAGGGCCTCTACGGCGAGCTGGTTGGGAAGTCGAGGGGAGAACTGACGAGAACGGACGACTGGTACATCGTGGTTCACGCTTCCGACTTCATCACTGCCCTTGAAACCGTTGGAAGGACGTTCGGATAA
- a CDS encoding DUF366 family protein, producing the protein MELLVIKDKRIDYDGSAIGSHWAYRNFGILGNSLVVFRGKCDVKVEEMIDIEDLRASKEIKSDDMVHYIIEVFDLVNTLFASTLQKLFIAKLCEVLAEYGVKTERKGDDIYVDGKKLSISIATVSPVSVKIHIGINVEAKGIPEGVNAIGLKEVGITDVEEFMERTGRALVEEFKKVKKDSLKVRWAQ; encoded by the coding sequence ATGGAGTTGCTCGTCATTAAAGACAAACGCATAGACTACGACGGTTCCGCGATAGGAAGCCACTGGGCCTATAGGAACTTCGGAATCCTCGGAAACTCGCTCGTCGTCTTTCGCGGAAAGTGCGACGTCAAGGTCGAAGAGATGATTGACATAGAGGACCTTCGCGCGAGCAAGGAAATCAAGAGTGATGACATGGTGCACTACATCATCGAGGTCTTTGATTTGGTCAACACTCTCTTCGCCTCGACGCTCCAGAAGCTCTTCATAGCCAAGCTCTGTGAGGTTTTGGCTGAATACGGCGTGAAGACCGAGAGAAAGGGCGACGACATCTACGTTGACGGAAAGAAACTAAGCATCTCGATAGCAACAGTTTCGCCTGTTAGCGTCAAAATCCACATCGGGATAAATGTCGAGGCGAAAGGGATTCCTGAGGGTGTGAATGCAATAGGCCTCAAGGAAGTTGGCATCACCGACGTTGAGGAGTTCATGGAGAGAACCGGAAGGGCCCTCGTTGAGGAGTTCAAAAAGGTGAAGAAGGACAGCCTGAAGGTCAGGTGGGCTCAGTAG
- a CDS encoding magnesium-dependent phosphatase-1 — translation MRLLVLDLDGTLWDHEDASALVPPYEFNGDCLTDSLGQKLCLFPGVREFIEWASERFILSIASWNIEERVRPILEGFGLWDYVIFPKIEGHPDKGDMIRRTIEELRSIGYDIDDVIYVDDRVIHIDGVKMAVPGVDFIHMWVDVKSFEELKQLLQKLG, via the coding sequence ATGAGACTGCTCGTTCTTGATTTGGACGGCACCCTCTGGGACCATGAGGACGCTTCTGCTTTGGTTCCGCCTTACGAGTTCAACGGCGATTGTTTAACAGATTCCCTCGGCCAGAAACTCTGCCTCTTTCCAGGCGTTCGTGAGTTCATCGAATGGGCGAGCGAAAGGTTCATTCTAAGCATTGCGAGCTGGAACATTGAGGAGAGGGTAAGGCCGATTCTCGAGGGCTTTGGTCTATGGGACTACGTTATCTTTCCGAAAATCGAGGGCCATCCTGACAAGGGTGATATGATTCGGAGAACCATCGAGGAGCTCCGCTCCATCGGCTACGACATCGATGACGTTATCTACGTTGACGACCGAGTGATTCACATCGATGGTGTCAAAATGGCCGTTCCAGGTGTGGATTTCATCCACATGTGGGTGGACGTAAAGAGTTTTGAGGAGCTTAAACAACTCCTTCAAAAGTTGGGGTGA